A genomic segment from Candidatus Cloacimonadota bacterium encodes:
- a CDS encoding replication-associated recombination protein A, which yields MNGDQTDFLAEPEQDRRDAPLAERLRPSSLEDLRGQAKLVAKNSLLSQMIASGEYHSFILWGPPGTGKTTIARIIERCSGHRFVQFSAVLSGIGDVKAVMKDAAYAHKRHNQRTIIFIDEIHRFNKSQQDAFLPYVESGAVILIGATTENPSFEVIPALLSRCHVFVLSMLSEEDLAAILAKGFAELGLEDDEAVRGWLAQQSGGDARRALNQLELLEPWLKEDPHPDLKELAAILEKKTMFYDKDREEHYNLISALHKSLRGSDPQAGLYWLARMLEAGEDPRYLVRRLIRFASEDVGLADPQALLQAIAAKETVMFLGMPEASNALAQLVVYLATAPKSNALYTAYSAAAEEARKTSHYGVPLHIRNAPTQLMKELDYGKDYRYDHASANHYAYQKYFPDQMPEKTYYAPGEFGFEKEIAKRLEWWLKLRRKN from the coding sequence GTGAACGGCGATCAGACCGACTTCCTGGCTGAGCCGGAACAGGACCGGCGCGACGCCCCCCTGGCCGAGCGGCTCCGTCCCTCCAGCCTGGAAGACCTTCGCGGCCAAGCCAAGCTGGTGGCCAAAAACTCCCTGCTGAGCCAGATGATCGCCTCCGGGGAATATCACTCGTTCATCCTCTGGGGCCCGCCCGGAACCGGGAAAACCACCATCGCCCGCATCATCGAACGCTGTTCCGGCCACCGCTTCGTCCAGTTCAGCGCCGTCCTTTCCGGCATCGGCGACGTCAAGGCCGTGATGAAGGATGCCGCCTACGCCCATAAACGCCACAACCAGCGCACCATCATCTTCATCGACGAGATCCACCGCTTCAACAAATCGCAGCAGGACGCCTTTCTGCCCTATGTGGAAAGCGGCGCGGTGATCCTCATCGGCGCCACCACGGAAAATCCCTCCTTCGAGGTGATCCCGGCCCTGCTCTCGCGCTGCCACGTGTTCGTGCTCTCGATGCTTTCCGAGGAAGACCTCGCCGCCATCCTGGCCAAAGGCTTCGCGGAACTGGGTTTGGAGGATGACGAGGCCGTCCGCGGCTGGCTGGCCCAACAGAGCGGAGGCGACGCCCGCCGCGCCCTCAACCAGCTGGAACTGCTGGAGCCCTGGCTGAAAGAGGATCCCCACCCCGACCTCAAGGAACTCGCCGCCATCCTCGAAAAGAAGACCATGTTTTACGACAAGGACCGCGAGGAACACTACAACCTCATCTCCGCGCTCCACAAATCCCTCCGCGGCTCCGATCCCCAGGCCGGGCTCTACTGGCTGGCGCGGATGCTGGAAGCCGGCGAGGACCCCCGCTATCTGGTCCGCCGCCTCATCCGCTTCGCCTCCGAGGATGTTGGCCTGGCCGATCCCCAAGCCCTCCTCCAGGCCATCGCCGCCAAGGAAACCGTGATGTTCCTGGGCATGCCGGAAGCCAGCAATGCCCTCGCCCAGCTGGTGGTTTACCTGGCCACCGCGCCCAAAAGCAACGCCCTCTACACCGCCTATTCAGCCGCCGCCGAAGAAGCCCGCAAAACCAGCCACTACGGCGTTCCGCTGCACATCCGCAACGCCCCCACCCAGCTGATGAAAGAGCTCGATTACGGCAAGGATTACCGCTACGACCACGCCAGCGCCAACCACTACGCCTACCAGAAGTATTTCCCGGACCAGATGCCGGAAAAGACTTACTATGCCCCCGGCGAATTCGGCTTCGAGAAAGAGATCGCCAAACGCCTCGAATGGTGGCTGAAACTGCGGCGGAAAAATTAA
- a CDS encoding ferritin family protein: MDKKELYLIALAQEIRSQRLYAALAKSFSQPANAALFTELRVLEENHEAKLRQAFHFPGLEPEPLQLKEPDLSGVDLSDPAQLLQFAIGREAKAGGHYLAFAEQTSEPELKQLLLDLAAEEDKHHSLLLAEKQRILGALEWFDPSELGGFMDF; this comes from the coding sequence ATGGACAAGAAAGAACTGTACCTTATCGCCCTGGCCCAGGAGATCCGCTCCCAGAGGCTCTACGCCGCCCTGGCCAAAAGCTTTTCCCAGCCTGCCAACGCCGCCCTCTTCACCGAACTGCGGGTCCTCGAGGAAAACCACGAGGCCAAGCTGCGCCAGGCTTTTCATTTTCCCGGACTGGAGCCGGAACCGCTTCAGCTGAAAGAGCCGGACCTCAGCGGAGTTGACCTCAGTGATCCCGCCCAACTGCTCCAGTTCGCCATCGGACGCGAGGCCAAGGCCGGCGGACACTATCTCGCCTTCGCCGAACAGACCTCCGAGCCGGAACTCAAGCAGCTGCTGCTGGATCTCGCCGCCGAAGAGGACAAACACCACTCCCTGCTTTTGGCCGAGAAACAGCGGATCCTGGGCGCGCTCGAATGGTTCGACCCCAGCGAGCTCGGCGGCTTCATGGATTTCTGA
- a CDS encoding M48 family metallopeptidase — MKHRMLLLVALLLLLLLAACDKNAINQLARQERDKIEAQIQNMLGADYEIEEFVIQDEGYEDNKSRYVMNCVVKLNKKPLGFAPQEIPWRLEFEKRNGKWVCSKSAVNILGGGNLFSQGDPPSGDSDLPSGETGPDDILASLQGLLGGVDQGLLNITALSTEEENQVGAELQSRILADLGTSGSGKFNAQSIFKKIKAHSSRQDLAWECTVTADNEFNAFAVAGGKTFLNRGLLSGLDSEAELAFVIAHEIAHNDLKHCVQSIQHAVRASQIDPLLGEVVGVAYSIYKHPFSQEMEYAADKRGVELMTAAGWSKQGAISFFRKLQRYEPSAEDPGIQAVNDFISTHPTAQKRIERIEKM; from the coding sequence ATGAAACACCGGATGTTACTCCTTGTCGCGTTGCTGCTGCTTTTGCTGCTGGCGGCCTGCGACAAGAACGCCATCAACCAGCTGGCCCGCCAGGAGCGCGACAAGATCGAGGCCCAGATCCAGAACATGCTGGGCGCGGACTATGAGATCGAGGAATTTGTGATCCAGGACGAAGGCTACGAGGACAACAAGAGCAGATACGTGATGAACTGCGTGGTGAAGCTCAACAAAAAGCCGCTGGGCTTCGCGCCGCAGGAGATCCCCTGGCGCCTGGAGTTTGAGAAGCGGAACGGCAAATGGGTCTGCAGCAAGAGCGCGGTGAACATTTTGGGCGGGGGAAACCTCTTCAGCCAGGGCGATCCGCCTTCCGGCGACAGTGACCTTCCCAGCGGGGAAACCGGGCCGGATGACATCCTGGCCAGCCTGCAAGGGCTCTTGGGCGGCGTGGACCAGGGCCTGCTGAACATCACCGCCCTGAGCACCGAGGAGGAAAACCAGGTGGGCGCCGAACTGCAAAGCCGGATCCTGGCAGACCTGGGAACCTCCGGCAGCGGCAAATTCAACGCGCAGTCCATCTTCAAAAAGATCAAAGCCCACTCTTCCCGCCAGGACCTGGCCTGGGAATGCACGGTAACGGCCGACAACGAGTTCAACGCCTTCGCCGTGGCCGGGGGCAAAACCTTTCTCAACCGGGGCCTGCTCAGCGGCCTGGACAGCGAGGCCGAGCTGGCCTTCGTGATCGCCCACGAGATCGCCCACAACGACCTCAAACACTGCGTGCAAAGCATCCAGCACGCCGTGCGGGCCAGCCAGATCGACCCCCTTTTGGGCGAGGTGGTGGGCGTGGCTTATTCCATCTACAAACACCCCTTTTCCCAGGAAATGGAGTATGCCGCCGACAAACGCGGGGTGGAACTGATGACCGCCGCCGGCTGGTCCAAGCAGGGCGCCATCTCCTTTTTCCGCAAGCTGCAAAGGTATGAGCCCAGCGCCGAGGACCCCGGCATCCAGGCCGTGAACGATTTCATCTCCACCCATCCCACCGCGCAAAAGCGGATCGAGCGCATCGAAAAGATGTAG
- a CDS encoding protein phosphatase 2C domain-containing protein, protein MSRHTADRFVISNLTDVGMVRESNQDYYGKYSGSFGELILVCDGMGGYSGGEVASQVAVETISAHFQSLGAEYNEINELHRSFSLAQQNIAHHASENPELAEMGTTAVALLIKDEQYWIAWIGDSRIYRRRGGNTEQLSKDHSWVQGMVDQGLIKAEDANDHPKKNIILRSLGAEPHASEAAGPFPLFRGDVFMLCSDGLSDYFPLPEVNRFLAQEPPQACRAMVDEAKRRGGKDNITIQVLKVAQGKAYKPTPPPGGINLLTLGLAVLALGLLLGGGINFLRLGREEKQQKETATAAVNDSIAIITRDTTRTGRDSLKAVDTDGVTPPGGTITPEAGKPGKDIPNPAKGTPPLPKKETKPSPRGH, encoded by the coding sequence ATGAGCAGACACACCGCGGACAGGTTCGTGATCAGCAACCTCACCGACGTGGGGATGGTGCGTGAAAGCAATCAGGACTATTACGGCAAATACAGCGGCAGCTTCGGCGAGCTGATCCTGGTTTGCGACGGGATGGGCGGCTACAGCGGCGGCGAAGTGGCCTCCCAAGTGGCCGTGGAAACCATCTCCGCGCATTTCCAAAGCCTCGGCGCCGAATACAACGAGATCAACGAGCTGCACCGCTCCTTCAGCCTGGCCCAGCAAAACATCGCCCACCACGCCTCGGAAAACCCCGAACTGGCGGAAATGGGCACCACGGCGGTGGCACTGCTGATCAAGGACGAGCAATACTGGATCGCCTGGATCGGCGACAGCCGCATCTACCGAAGGCGCGGAGGCAACACCGAACAGCTTTCCAAAGACCATTCCTGGGTGCAGGGGATGGTGGACCAGGGCCTCATCAAAGCCGAAGACGCCAACGACCATCCCAAAAAGAACATCATCCTGCGCTCCCTGGGCGCGGAACCCCACGCCTCCGAAGCAGCTGGACCCTTTCCCCTCTTCCGCGGCGATGTGTTCATGCTCTGCTCCGACGGCCTTTCGGACTACTTTCCCCTCCCCGAGGTGAACCGCTTTCTGGCCCAGGAACCACCCCAGGCCTGCCGGGCCATGGTGGACGAGGCCAAACGCCGGGGCGGCAAGGACAACATCACCATCCAGGTGCTCAAAGTGGCGCAGGGAAAGGCCTACAAGCCCACGCCTCCACCCGGGGGCATCAACCTGCTCACGCTGGGGCTGGCGGTGCTGGCACTGGGACTGCTGCTCGGCGGCGGGATCAACTTCCTGAGGCTGGGGCGCGAGGAAAAACAGCAAAAGGAAACCGCCACGGCCGCTGTGAACGACAGCATCGCGATCATCACCCGCGATACAACCAGGACCGGGCGGGACAGCCTGAAGGCCGTGGACACAGATGGTGTGACCCCGCCTGGGGGCACCATCACTCCAGAGGCCGGAAAACCCGGCAAAGACATCCCCAACCCAGCCAAAGGAACTCCGCCTTTACCCAAAAAAGAGACCAAACCAAGCCCGAGAGGACATTGA
- a CDS encoding ATP-binding cassette domain-containing protein yields MLCPSCHRQIDSDSVFCPFCGKRPSDTPAQAKSSYVIGRAPSCDIILDNIRVSRNHARLFQSGGNWVLEDSGSQNGTFVNGRRISSTPVSATDTIVIAGIPLRLEEIVKAKPQQLWTQKLRFVAQNLSYSVPEKTLIDDISLCFEPGQFIGLVGPSGCGKTTLMLMLNGYYQPTRGVVRLNNLSVHKNPEALKGQIGYVPQDDIIHRELTVEESLRYTSQLRLGNSLSEEERAAQIERIIKDLNLQPSRHVLIGSAERRGISGGQRKRVNMAQELVTEPLLYFLDEPTSGLDPRTDREVMTLLKGIADRGHIVVLTTHKIDRLNFSIFTHVIVIGEGGRLAYYGKADEAAAYFKVQDPEQIFEVLERRGSRDLQQDYLRSPHFRDMVANGMDKIPSEHVVQRSRFAVDPWQQYLVLVSRAFRIKARDTMSTLILLLQAPIIGLFLLLVFGQNQTRQYLPAMLFMALIAAIWLGCSNSAREIVCEQTIFQREHKAALSLGAYLGSKVTVLGLLCAVQCLILALFAQISFAGSGVLGIGFFPLFLVLLLTSFTAMLMGLAISALAKTGEAAMAIVPITLIPQIVLGGLIVYFKDLGAFGQLLAAPVLSRWAYELTLLLDGTQVADSVLGFNLGNIGADFAVILLLALAFTGTAFALLKHKTGLK; encoded by the coding sequence ATGCTCTGTCCCAGCTGCCATAGGCAGATCGATTCCGACTCGGTCTTTTGCCCCTTCTGCGGCAAACGCCCGTCGGACACGCCCGCCCAGGCCAAAAGCTCCTATGTGATCGGCCGGGCGCCCAGCTGCGACATCATCCTGGACAACATCCGGGTCTCGCGCAACCACGCCCGCCTGTTCCAAAGCGGCGGCAACTGGGTGCTGGAGGACAGCGGCAGCCAGAACGGCACCTTCGTGAACGGCAGGCGGATCAGCTCCACCCCCGTTTCCGCCACCGACACCATCGTGATCGCCGGCATCCCGCTGCGGCTGGAAGAGATAGTAAAAGCCAAACCACAGCAGCTCTGGACCCAGAAACTCCGCTTCGTGGCCCAGAACCTCAGCTACAGCGTGCCGGAAAAAACGCTCATCGACGACATCTCCCTCTGCTTCGAACCCGGCCAGTTCATCGGCCTGGTGGGCCCCTCCGGCTGCGGCAAAACCACCCTGATGCTGATGCTCAACGGCTATTACCAGCCCACCCGCGGCGTGGTGCGCCTGAACAACCTTTCCGTGCACAAAAATCCCGAGGCCCTCAAAGGCCAGATCGGCTATGTGCCCCAGGACGACATCATCCACCGCGAACTCACGGTGGAGGAATCGCTGCGCTACACCAGCCAGCTGCGCCTGGGCAACAGCCTTTCCGAGGAGGAGCGCGCAGCCCAGATCGAGCGCATCATCAAGGACCTGAACCTCCAGCCGAGCCGCCACGTGCTGATCGGCTCCGCGGAACGCCGGGGCATCAGCGGCGGCCAGCGCAAACGGGTGAACATGGCCCAGGAACTGGTCACCGAGCCGCTGCTCTACTTTTTGGACGAACCCACCAGCGGCCTCGACCCCCGCACCGACCGCGAGGTGATGACCCTGCTGAAAGGCATCGCCGACCGCGGCCACATCGTGGTGCTCACCACCCACAAGATCGACCGCCTGAACTTCAGCATCTTCACCCACGTGATCGTGATCGGCGAAGGCGGCAGGCTGGCCTATTACGGCAAGGCGGACGAGGCGGCGGCCTATTTCAAGGTGCAGGACCCGGAGCAGATCTTCGAGGTGTTGGAACGCCGCGGCAGCCGCGATCTGCAGCAGGATTACCTGCGCAGCCCCCATTTCCGCGACATGGTGGCCAACGGGATGGACAAGATCCCCTCGGAACACGTGGTCCAGAGGTCCCGCTTCGCCGTGGATCCCTGGCAACAATACCTGGTTTTGGTGAGCCGGGCCTTCCGCATCAAGGCCCGCGACACCATGAGCACCCTCATCCTGCTGCTCCAGGCGCCCATCATCGGGCTCTTTCTGCTGCTGGTTTTCGGCCAGAACCAAACCCGTCAGTATCTGCCCGCCATGCTGTTCATGGCGCTCATCGCCGCCATCTGGCTGGGCTGCTCCAATTCCGCCCGCGAGATAGTTTGCGAACAGACCATCTTCCAGCGCGAACACAAGGCCGCGCTAAGCCTGGGCGCCTATCTGGGCTCCAAGGTGACCGTGCTGGGGCTCCTCTGCGCCGTGCAGTGCCTGATCCTGGCCCTCTTCGCCCAGATCTCCTTCGCCGGCTCCGGCGTGCTGGGGATCGGCTTTTTTCCCCTCTTTCTGGTGCTGCTGCTCACCTCCTTCACCGCCATGCTGATGGGATTGGCCATCTCCGCCCTGGCCAAAACCGGTGAGGCCGCCATGGCCATCGTGCCCATCACCCTCATCCCCCAGATCGTGCTGGGCGGCCTGATCGTCTATTTCAAGGACCTCGGCGCTTTCGGACAGCTGCTGGCCGCGCCCGTCCTCAGCCGCTGGGCCTACGAACTCACCCTGCTGCTGGACGGCACCCAGGTGGCCGACAGCGTTCTGGGCTTCAACCTGGGCAACATCGGCGCGGACTTCGCGGTGATCCTGCTGCTGGCCCTGGCCTTTACTGGCACGGCCTTCGCCCTGCTGAAGCACAAAACCGGGCTGAAATAA
- a CDS encoding ABC transporter permease yields the protein MNRSKLWLALKYLRGQGHGFINRSHWLTIAGITLGVTALICVGSVMNGLREDVRQRITGTLSEIKLSAPGGAAVPHPRPLVDSLRALGYQAAPVIRSELILKQGDRIWSTLCFGIDPQLHAGISAALQSRLSATGSEVQGILSGGIDGPDFAVNGIALGYGLAAEINARVGDELQLLSPVFDVPTAFGMLPKVRPVRVAAIFNAGMPEYNSTFSYVPLSTAAFFRGYTDEVDYVEVKSPNASSPQRHTRRIRSLFKGWQVEDWSAYDASLYSALRFEKFLMFVIMLFMYVIASFNLTGSMLKTIAQKKRELGLLKAFGYRETDLRELFLYQSLILATLGIILGLIISTALLLVQKRFGLLSMGMGDAGPLPLPVIFSFSDYLTVVLVSYFITLISVILPLLRLKKIKPIELIRQTT from the coding sequence ATGAACCGCAGCAAGCTGTGGCTGGCGCTGAAATACCTGCGCGGCCAGGGTCATGGCTTCATCAACCGCTCGCACTGGCTCACGATCGCCGGGATCACCCTCGGCGTCACGGCCCTGATCTGCGTTGGCAGCGTGATGAACGGGCTCCGGGAGGATGTGCGCCAGCGCATCACCGGCACCCTCAGCGAGATCAAGCTCAGCGCTCCCGGCGGCGCGGCGGTTCCCCATCCCCGCCCTTTGGTGGACAGCCTTCGCGCCCTGGGCTACCAGGCGGCCCCGGTGATCCGCAGCGAGCTCATCCTCAAACAGGGCGACCGCATCTGGTCCACCCTCTGTTTCGGGATCGATCCCCAGCTTCATGCCGGGATCAGCGCCGCCTTGCAGTCCCGGCTGTCCGCCACAGGCTCCGAGGTGCAGGGCATCCTCTCCGGCGGGATCGACGGCCCGGATTTCGCGGTCAACGGCATCGCCCTGGGCTATGGCCTCGCCGCCGAGATCAACGCCCGCGTGGGCGACGAACTCCAGTTGCTGTCCCCCGTTTTTGACGTTCCCACGGCCTTCGGCATGCTGCCCAAGGTCCGCCCCGTTCGCGTGGCCGCCATTTTCAACGCCGGCATGCCCGAATACAACTCCACTTTCAGCTATGTCCCGCTGTCCACCGCCGCCTTTTTCCGCGGCTACACGGACGAGGTGGACTACGTGGAGGTGAAAAGCCCCAACGCCAGCTCGCCCCAGCGCCACACCCGCCGGATCCGGAGCCTCTTCAAAGGCTGGCAGGTGGAGGATTGGAGCGCCTACGACGCCAGCCTTTACAGCGCCCTCCGTTTCGAGAAATTCCTCATGTTCGTGATCATGCTCTTCATGTATGTGATCGCCAGTTTCAACCTCACCGGCTCCATGCTCAAGACCATTGCCCAGAAGAAGCGAGAGCTGGGCCTGCTCAAGGCTTTCGGCTACCGCGAAACGGACCTGCGCGAACTCTTTTTGTATCAATCGCTGATCCTGGCCACCCTCGGGATCATCCTGGGCCTGATCATCTCCACCGCCCTGCTCCTGGTGCAGAAGCGCTTCGGCCTGCTCTCCATGGGGATGGGTGACGCCGGCCCGCTGCCCCTCCCGGTGATCTTCTCCTTTTCGGATTATCTCACCGTGGTGCTCGTTTCCTATTTCATCACCCTCATCAGCGTGATCCTGCCTTTGCTCAGGCTTAAAAAGATCAAACCCATCGAACTCATCCGCCAAACCACCTGA
- a CDS encoding CapA family protein, which produces MPIDRAKVSIRAVIRMLKPGRFLLLAVVMMAEAVQPAGATISTRDKSYAEITRSMVETSRLHLGRPYQFRNPQGAIMDCSGFVQWIFSLHDVRIPRTSRDQGASSRRIPLSDARPGDLMFFRGTKGNSNVIGHVAMVVENTGKTLKMIHSSSRGVVIDEYYSSPSYVRRFLYAGRMPQLEAKYPSHVPPARNITVIGVGDIMLGTNYPSAQYLPPNDGKDLLAPVKDILQGADLTFANLEGVILTGKGTPKQCSNPSTCFAFKSPDHYAHYLKDAGIDVVSLANNHSGDFGYIGLRNTVMKLDSLGISFAGRKEYPSRTFERDGVRYGFAAFAPNTGTMQINDYATVTKTIRELDEKCDIVIVSFHGGAEGADKTRVTGKTEFYLNENRGNPHEFARVAIDAGADVVFGHGPHVTRAIDLYKGRFIAYSLGNFATYGRFNLSGKLGIAPVVKLNLKSDGEFVEGEIISVKQPGKGGPVPDESKAALSEVITLTGLDFPDSELLISPEGKVTRKNAEPAISLNK; this is translated from the coding sequence ATGCCGATAGATAGAGCCAAAGTGTCCATCCGGGCAGTGATCCGGATGCTCAAACCCGGCCGCTTCCTGCTGCTGGCAGTGGTGATGATGGCCGAAGCCGTTCAACCCGCGGGAGCCACGATCAGCACCCGCGACAAAAGTTACGCCGAGATCACCCGCAGCATGGTGGAAACCAGCCGCCTCCATCTCGGCCGCCCCTACCAGTTTCGCAATCCCCAGGGCGCCATCATGGACTGCAGCGGTTTTGTGCAGTGGATCTTCTCGCTGCACGATGTCCGCATCCCCCGCACCTCCAGGGACCAGGGCGCCAGCAGCCGGCGGATCCCGCTTTCCGACGCCCGCCCCGGCGACCTGATGTTCTTCCGCGGCACCAAGGGAAATTCCAACGTGATCGGCCACGTGGCCATGGTGGTGGAAAACACCGGCAAGACGCTGAAGATGATCCACAGCTCCTCCCGCGGCGTGGTGATCGACGAATATTATTCCAGCCCCAGCTACGTCCGGCGCTTCCTCTACGCGGGCCGCATGCCCCAGCTGGAAGCCAAATATCCCAGCCATGTGCCTCCCGCCCGCAACATCACCGTGATCGGCGTGGGCGACATCATGCTGGGCACGAACTACCCCTCGGCCCAGTATTTGCCGCCCAACGACGGCAAGGACCTGCTGGCGCCCGTGAAAGACATCCTGCAGGGCGCGGACCTCACCTTCGCCAACCTCGAGGGGGTGATCCTCACAGGCAAAGGCACGCCGAAGCAATGTTCCAACCCCTCCACCTGCTTCGCCTTCAAGAGCCCGGACCACTATGCCCACTACCTGAAGGACGCCGGGATCGACGTGGTGAGCCTGGCGAACAACCACAGCGGCGATTTTGGCTATATCGGACTGCGCAACACCGTGATGAAGCTGGATTCCCTGGGCATCAGCTTCGCCGGCCGCAAAGAATATCCCTCCAGGACCTTCGAACGGGACGGCGTCCGCTACGGCTTTGCCGCCTTTGCCCCCAACACCGGCACCATGCAGATCAACGACTATGCCACCGTGACCAAAACGATCAGGGAACTGGACGAAAAATGCGACATCGTGATCGTCTCTTTCCACGGCGGGGCCGAAGGCGCGGACAAGACCCGCGTGACCGGCAAGACGGAATTTTATCTGAATGAAAACCGCGGCAATCCCCACGAATTCGCCCGCGTGGCGATCGATGCCGGAGCGGATGTGGTGTTCGGCCACGGTCCCCACGTCACCCGCGCCATCGATCTTTACAAGGGCCGCTTCATCGCCTACAGCCTGGGCAATTTCGCCACCTACGGCCGTTTCAACCTCTCCGGCAAGCTGGGCATCGCCCCCGTCGTGAAGCTGAACCTGAAGAGCGACGGCGAGTTCGTCGAGGGCGAGATCATCTCCGTGAAACAGCCCGGCAAAGGCGGTCCCGTGCCCGATGAGAGCAAGGCCGCCCTCAGCGAGGTCATCACCCTCACCGGCCTCGATTTTCCGGACAGCGAACTGCTGATCAGCCCCGAAGGCAAGGTAACCCGCAAGAACGCGGAGCCGGCCATCAGCCTGAACAAATAA